TACAAAAGGCATTGCTAAACGATATACTAGCCACCCTAAGAGCAATCCTATGATGGCAAGAAGACTGACAAGCCAAAATCCAAATGGATTTGATACCACACCTGTTGTCGTTAACTCCCGCGTCGTTACTAGTAAAGGAGTGACTGGATTCAGTTGTACAAGTGTTGCTAATCCTCCTCCGTTAGGAAGTGGATAAACTACTGGCGTTAAAAATAGCCAAAAGCCAGTAATGTAAGTAATCCCTTTGAGAATGTCGTTATATAAAACTCCTAGAGGTGCTAGTAGCAAACCGAAACATGTTCCTAGTATGACTAAGTGAATTAATGCTACTGGCGCTAAGATCGCAGTCCAACTTACTGGGATCTGATACCACAAAAACAACGTTATAATTAAAATTAACTTAATAGCAAAACTAAAAAATATCTGACCTAGTTTAGCTAGAATTAGTGCTTCTCGCGGAAAATTAATTTTAACCAACATTTGCTTTGCACTAGTAACTGCTTGAATAGGGCTAGTTAGTGCTTCTACGAATGTCTGCCAAAGGGTCATACTAAACATCACGTAAGCTGGATAAGGCATGTCTGTTGCTCCAATATTTACGATATTGGTATTGTTAGCAAAAGTGAAGCCCAAAGCTGTGATAATAGGTGGAATTACAGCCCAGCAGATTCCAAGTAAGGACTGGCGATATTGAGCGCTAATGTCTCGCACCATTAACTGCCATGCTAGTTCCCGAGAAGCAAGTAGATCTCGCGCCATCTCTTGACATAGCCGAACCGGATTTCTCAGTTGGCTATCGGGCTTGTAAACTACCTTAGACAATTTTTGGTTAACTAATCGAGTCATCTGCGGCTGTTTACCCCTTGTTTTATATATAAATTAGCTAGAATTCTAGATTAGCTTTTCAATTTCTCGCTCTAAGTTTTAATCTCTTCTTGAGTTAGTCGAAAGTAAACTTTTTTCAATATTGGATGGCTTTAGATGTTGTTTACATGCTATTCTGGAGAGTGAATGATGTCGATACCATAAAGTTCAGTCCTAAGAGACTTGAATGACATTCATCTCTAAGTTGTAAAGATTGCTAAATTTTGTTCAAAAAAACACACTGTTCGCGCCGAACAAAATGAGAAAATAACGAACGCTAAAGCCAGAGCTTCTATTGAATTAATTCTGTCTTTACCTATACCTATTGCATTTTCACAAAAATATCTCCATAATTGTATTCCTGGCGAGAACGAAAACTATTAGGAAAAGACTTAAGAAATTCTTTGACGGGTAACCATTCTTGAAATGTAAACAGTAACGTTTCTGCTGGCGTAATGTTAATATGTAATTCTCCAAGGTGCGACAAGTAGTCAATACAGGCAAGGGTTTTATCAATATTATCTTGCTGAAGATGGTATTCAAATGAAATTAGCGGTATTGGTTGTGTTAATCCCTTTAAAACTTCATACTCCCATCCCTCAACATCGATCTTGCAGTATCGTGGTTTGCCAAATTTAGCGATCGCGCGATCGAGAGTCACTACAGGTACATAAATACTAGATACAACCTCACTTACTGTCCAATTCTGGTCTAGGCTTGAGTGAGCGTGGTGAGTATGAACGTACAATTCAGTAATTCCAGGTTCTGCACCAACGGCGCATTCACATTTGGCTAATTTGCTACGATAGCGACTGCATCGTGCCGCAAGTTCTTTCATACAGTTAGGTTGTGGTTCAAATGCTACCACTCTCATACCGGCTTTGAAAAGTGCTTCTGTCTTCTCTCCAATGTTTGCACCGATATCGAAGCATAGGCTGTCGGGTTCTAATAGCTGAGAGTAGAAGGTGACTTCTTGATGAAATTTTACTAGACGCTCTTGTTTTAGCAATCGCCAATATAATGTTCGAGCTGGGTGATACAACCGATTAGACTGGTATAGATGTTTTATGGTAGAAAGGTTTGCCATATCTCAATTCCTAATAATTTTGTAGCCTACTCCAGGCATGATAAGTGTATTGTCAGTACACAGTTCAACCTTTTCAGAAGGTGTAGACAAATCTTGTTTTCTCTCCAGCATCTCAGTTATAAGTTCTCTAGCTTTGGCTACTGCAACCTGCCAATTTAAACGCTCTTGGTATTCTGAGCGTGTAGCTTTTGCTAGCCGAATATACAGATCGAAATTGCGAAAAGTCTCTTCAATGTATGTAGCATATGTAGAAGCGGGCGTGCTTGCTGGAAAAGACACACCATTTTTTCCGTTTTTAATAATGGTGGGAATACCACCCACGGAACTCGTAACGCAAGGAATACCAAATGAACAAGCTTCACATAGAACGCAACCGTAAGCCTCTGCACGCGCTGGATGAACCAAAAAGTGAGATTGTTCGAGTAGATGCTGCAACTTTGTACTGCCTTCACTGGTAAACTTATCTACCCGTCCGTGAATGCGAACTTTATGACTGATTGCTGGATCGACTGCGAAGTCTGAACCGATAATATCCAACGTCGTAGGAATGCCCCTCTGATTGAGAATACGACAAATCTCAATAGCTGTATCACCACCTTTGCGTTCCCACTCAATACCAATAAATAGTAAGCGGCACAAATCGCGCGATCTGCCAGTGATATAACGCTCAGTATCTTCTGAACTCACTACAAAATCATGGTTTGCACCAAACGGTACTACTGCGACTTTGGCAGATGGAATACCGTAAGTTGAAGTCGCAGTTTTATACGAACATTCAGAGGAGAATATATTTAAGTCTGCACGATTCATCGCCTTACGTTCGTGCTTATGAGCCCACTCAACGCTGAGGGGATGAAGATTTGAGTATACTTTGTAAGCGTCTTGTATGTCAGCAAAGTTAGCATCTCGCCAATAGACAAGTGGAATACTAGGCGGAAAGTAAGCCATCACAGTAGAATCTTGAGCGAGCAAAACATCTATTTTTCGATCGGCAACTAGCTGCTCTGCCTGCCGCGCCATTTGCTCTAGAATCACAGGATGGTATTTACCATAGACATGTGGGCTAAACACTTTTAACCGATTAAGTACTTTAATCCCAGTGTTCACAGACTTAGCTATTAAGTTCTGTTGAACTGGACCAATATATTCAACTCGATCTCCTTGAGCTTCAAATTCTTTAAGAACATGCCATATAATCCCAGAAAATGCTCGGCGGCGAATCTCTGGATCTGCTAAATTCCATCGAGAAACAAATCCAATTCTCATTATTAACCTACTACAATCATTTTAGTTGCTTGTGAATCAAACGAGTTTTCAGTTAAAGGTTAAAAAATTGCGATCGCTAATCAGGATAGATTTATCTATACTATACTTGATATACATATATACGCTCGAAAAATTTTATTTTTAAAGTTTGGGGAAACGTTACGCTTATGATAGCTGTTAAGCTCAGACTTTGTTGATATGGAAAAGTTCTGATATTTTATGAAGGATAAGCAACGCTATGAATATATGGCGGTTCTATTTGAATTACGAACATCTAATTGAAAGATTTAATAGTTGATATTGGGTAAGTACGCTGACAATATATTATTCACTTTGCAATTGGTTGAGAAGCCTATAAAACTATCTATAAGTAATAGAACTTATCTTATTCTTGAAGTTCTACAAAAAACTTACCATGTTCTCCACACACTAATTCTGCCACGGTAGAATTACTCTCAATAATTTGTTGTCGATCGCCTGAGTTACTCATAGGAAACAGAAATAATTTATGTTTTCCCATATACCATAACCGTCGATTACAATAGGGACAGTAAATAGGTGGAATGTTTCGATCTTGTTCACAGTGCTTTTCAAGCATAAAAGAGTATAGTTGAATAAGGATATGTGTTGATGACAAGGAGTACTTTACTTTGAAGGAAAATACTCGTTGTCATCCTTGTCTTTTGCGATCGGTTATTATATTTCAACATTTATCACCTTTAACTCAAATGAAATTACTATGCGTACACGAGATAGTAATTTCATTTACACTAGAAATATAAGTTGAATAACTATAGCAGTTCTAAATGATTTATAAAGTATGCTTCTAGCCTGCGGCAGGCTGGAAGCCTGCTCCACGTTCATGAATCAAATAGGATTGCCACAGTAAATATATTGTTAAATTCACGGCTTGTTTAAAAGTAATATAGGTTAATAAAATATTGGATTTATTTTGTTTGAGTTTAAATTTAAAGAGCTAATTAAAAAAACATTGTAAACGATAAAAGCAAAACCTATTTTTTCAAACTAAATATGCAGTAGCTCATAGAAATAGCTACTACCTAACATTTTAGACCAAGTGGTTCAATTCAATATCAGGCTAATTGTTTAACATCCGAAGCTCTGAAGGAACGCGCTCGGCGATCGCATACCAAACAGAAAGAATTTGAGCGTCAGTCAGACGCTCTATATGATTAATAAAAATCTGACAAAGCACGTCAGTATTATTATTAGCTAATAATGAGATTGTAGAGAGGTTAGCATTAGCTACGGTGTAACTCAAATGATTTTCATTCGAGTTTTGAAACAGCGATTGACCATACATGATTGGTTCTGAGGTATGGCTTTCAGACTGTAGTTCTTGCTCATCTATTAGTAAATTAGATGTAGGTACGATAGAAACAGAAGTAGGTTGCTGTGAAAAACTTACTGCTGAAGACCGATCTTTTTCTAAAGTTTTAGCTTCAATGTCAATTGTAGTTGATTCGGGTTCAGGTTGGATTACTTTTTTATATTTTTGAGTAATTACCTTAGCTTTAGAGTAAGTTATTGTCTCTCCTGAACTAGCGCGACGGAGAGCCTCTTGACGAGCTACTTCAGGCGTAGAAGGAGCAGCCAGAAGATAGAGGGCAGAATTAGCAATATTTAAATGGGTAAAATTTACACATTTAAACTGTTCGCTGACTTGGATGAATTTGGTTGAAGCAGAGACACTCCAATCAAATTCAGCTTTTAGCCACTTTCGGAAACGTCCATGTTCTAGCTGTTGCTTAACTGCTCTCAACTTTTGTCCGATATGAATAATATCTTGAGAGGTACGACGCATTAAACTTTTGATCTCAGTGGTATTTTGCTGAATAGCGGCTCGCGTTTCACTGTCTAGTTCAGCATAGTTAAAAGTAACTATCTCAGTAGTAGATGATAGTTCTTGCAATTCAGAAGATAGCTGAGTTGAAGCCATAGTATTCTCCTTCTCTCAGAATTAAAAAATGCCAGAGCTATTGATGTTGCATTGAAGTATGGATTTTATTTAAGGAACAGCTCTTCATATAAACAAACTACTAATTTTAAATATGCGGAGTCTATTAACTACTGTCCAGTGGGGAAAGTTCAGGTATCTTATAGTAGTCGGATAATAGTATTATCAAGTGAATAGTAAGTTCATAGAATAAAAACTATTTATTACATTGTTGTTGTTGCGATCGCTAAATTACTAATATTGGCTCAAATAGAGAACTGCGGTTTTTGTTCAAGTACGTATCTTTTTTGTGAGGGAGCGCGAAGGTACATAAACAATTAAAAAAGAATATTGGGATTTGCAAGGAGGTGCGATTACTATGGAATCTAGAATTCAATAATTCTGAAATAGAAAACTAGTTATACTTAAACTTCTCAGTTCATAGTGAATGCTCTCTCTAAAGTTATAGATAATTGTTCTTTCTGCTACAGGCAATAAAATTTTATAAACTCTGGAACCGTTCCTGAACTTTCCTGTATCGACAACCTTTATAGAGAGGGAAATAATAGAATGTGTTTACTCAAACAGCACTCTTTATTTTTTTGCCAATGAAGAAGGCAAACATAGCGAATGCTTTATGTTATTCATGATGCTCGGCAAATTCAAATAAATTGCGCATCTGTAGAAGACTTACGAGTTATTGTAAAATCTTGAATTCAATCGGATTTGCGATAGTAATGAAGTCAGTGCATCTAGCTCATGGAACCTAGAAGGCTAGCGTCATAAAAAATGTTATTAATTAAGTTTTTCAAACTCAATTTTCACCATACTCTGTTGAATTCATCCAAAACAGCTTACTTACTGGTTTAGCTCCAACTAATTGTTCTGACAATTTGAACAAATAGTATTGATTTAACAAAATTTATTATTTTTAGCTGTGATATGCAAGCTCGCCTAATTGCTTTTTACCTTCCTCAGTATCACCCTATCCCAGAAAATGATGAATGGTGGGGTAAGGGATTTACTGAGTGGACTAACGTCACTAAAGCTAAACCTTTATTCTCAGAGCATTATCAGCCTCATTTGCCTGCCGATTTGGGCTTTTATGATTTGCGTCTATCTGAGACTCGTCAGGCTCAAGCAGACTTAGCTAAAGAGTATGGAATTTATGGCTTTTGTTATTATCACTACTGGTTCAATGGCAAGCGTTTATTAGAACGCCCTTTCAATGATGTTCTAAATTCTGGAAAACCAGATTTTCCTTTTTGCCTTTGTTGGGCGAACGAAAATTGGACGAGAAGATGGGATGGTAAAGAGCAGAATTTGCTATTCAAGCAAGTTTACAGCGAGGAAGACGATAGGCTACACATGCAGTGGCTTGCTAAGGCATTCTCAGATCCTCGATATATCAAAGTTGATGGTAAGCCTTTATTTTTAGTGTATCGAGCTACTAAATTACCAAATCCGAAGCAAACCGTAAAAGTTTGGCGTGAGGAGGCAAAAAGACTTGGTGTTGGAGAAATTTTCCTCTGTAGAGTCGAAAGTTTTGCTAGCGAACAAGAAAATCCAGGATTGATTGGCTTTGATGCATCTGTGGAGTTTCAACCAGACTGGACTCAACTAGGTTTACCTCTGCAAAAAGGTAGGTTTTGGCATCTAGCTAGAAAGTTAGGACTAGCCCATCAAGCTTATGGAACTCACAACATATATGATTACTCTACTGTTGTTCAACATATGCTTGCGAAGCCAAATCCAAGCTATCAGCGATTTTCCTGCGTTACACCATCATGGGACAATACTGCACGCCGTCAAGCTGGTGCAATAATTTTTCAAAATTCTACACCTCAAGTTTACGAGTCTTGGTTAAGAACGATTGTTGACAAAACTTTAGTCAATAACTACTCTACCGAGAAAATTGTTTTTATCAATGCTTGGAATGAGTGGGCTGAGGGTAATCATCTTGAACCTTGTCAAAAATGGGGACATGCTTATTTAGAAGCTACTCGAATGGCACTGAGAGATAGGAAAACTGACTTTACAACCTCCTTATTAAGAGAAACATGCCTAAAGTAAGCGTTATTATTCCAAATTATAATCATGCTCAGTTTCTCGAACAACGCATCCAAAGTGTCTTAGATCAAACTTATCAAGATTTTGAAATTATTTATTTAGATGATGCTTCTACAGATAATAGTAATGAGGTATTTGCAAAATTTGCTAACAACTCTAGGATTCGAGCAATTTACAATCAAACGAATAGTGGCTCTCCATTTAAACAATGGAATAAAGGAATTCGTTTAGCACAGGGAGAGTATATTTGGATTGCCGAGTCAGACGATTACGCAGATAAACGACTGCTTGCAGAGCTGGTTGACAAGCTAGATAATAATC
This window of the Chroococcidiopsis thermalis PCC 7203 genome carries:
- a CDS encoding ABC transporter permease is translated as MTRLVNQKLSKVVYKPDSQLRNPVRLCQEMARDLLASRELAWQLMVRDISAQYRQSLLGICWAVIPPIITALGFTFANNTNIVNIGATDMPYPAYVMFSMTLWQTFVEALTSPIQAVTSAKQMLVKINFPREALILAKLGQIFFSFAIKLILIITLFLWYQIPVSWTAILAPVALIHLVILGTCFGLLLAPLGVLYNDILKGITYITGFWLFLTPVVYPLPNGGGLATLVQLNPVTPLLVTTRELTTTGVVSNPFGFWLVSLLAIIGLLLGWLVYRLAMPFVVERISS
- a CDS encoding DUF3102 domain-containing protein produces the protein MASTQLSSELQELSSTTEIVTFNYAELDSETRAAIQQNTTEIKSLMRRTSQDIIHIGQKLRAVKQQLEHGRFRKWLKAEFDWSVSASTKFIQVSEQFKCVNFTHLNIANSALYLLAAPSTPEVARQEALRRASSGETITYSKAKVITQKYKKVIQPEPESTTIDIEAKTLEKDRSSAVSFSQQPTSVSIVPTSNLLIDEQELQSESHTSEPIMYGQSLFQNSNENHLSYTVANANLSTISLLANNNTDVLCQIFINHIERLTDAQILSVWYAIAERVPSELRMLNN
- a CDS encoding FkbM family methyltransferase, translated to MANLSTIKHLYQSNRLYHPARTLYWRLLKQERLVKFHQEVTFYSQLLEPDSLCFDIGANIGEKTEALFKAGMRVVAFEPQPNCMKELAARCSRYRSKLAKCECAVGAEPGITELYVHTHHAHSSLDQNWTVSEVVSSIYVPVVTLDRAIAKFGKPRYCKIDVEGWEYEVLKGLTQPIPLISFEYHLQQDNIDKTLACIDYLSHLGELHINITPAETLLFTFQEWLPVKEFLKSFPNSFRSRQEYNYGDIFVKMQ
- a CDS encoding glycoside hydrolase family 99-like domain-containing protein gives rise to the protein MQARLIAFYLPQYHPIPENDEWWGKGFTEWTNVTKAKPLFSEHYQPHLPADLGFYDLRLSETRQAQADLAKEYGIYGFCYYHYWFNGKRLLERPFNDVLNSGKPDFPFCLCWANENWTRRWDGKEQNLLFKQVYSEEDDRLHMQWLAKAFSDPRYIKVDGKPLFLVYRATKLPNPKQTVKVWREEAKRLGVGEIFLCRVESFASEQENPGLIGFDASVEFQPDWTQLGLPLQKGRFWHLARKLGLAHQAYGTHNIYDYSTVVQHMLAKPNPSYQRFSCVTPSWDNTARRQAGAIIFQNSTPQVYESWLRTIVDKTLVNNYSTEKIVFINAWNEWAEGNHLEPCQKWGHAYLEATRMALRDRKTDFTTSLLRETCLK
- a CDS encoding glycosyltransferase family 4 protein yields the protein MRIGFVSRWNLADPEIRRRAFSGIIWHVLKEFEAQGDRVEYIGPVQQNLIAKSVNTGIKVLNRLKVFSPHVYGKYHPVILEQMARQAEQLVADRKIDVLLAQDSTVMAYFPPSIPLVYWRDANFADIQDAYKVYSNLHPLSVEWAHKHERKAMNRADLNIFSSECSYKTATSTYGIPSAKVAVVPFGANHDFVVSSEDTERYITGRSRDLCRLLFIGIEWERKGGDTAIEICRILNQRGIPTTLDIIGSDFAVDPAISHKVRIHGRVDKFTSEGSTKLQHLLEQSHFLVHPARAEAYGCVLCEACSFGIPCVTSSVGGIPTIIKNGKNGVSFPASTPASTYATYIEETFRNFDLYIRLAKATRSEYQERLNWQVAVAKARELITEMLERKQDLSTPSEKVELCTDNTLIMPGVGYKIIRN